A region from the Campylobacter subantarcticus LMG 24377 genome encodes:
- a CDS encoding acetyl-CoA carboxylase subunit A, with product MIHKILIANRGEIAVRVIRACRDLHIKSVAVYTEPDHECLHVKVADEAYRIGTDAIRGYLDGKRIVEIAKACGADAIHPGYGFLSENYEFAKECEDAGIIFIGPKSDVIRKMGNKNIARYLMKKNGIPVVPGTEKLNHCTLEEIKLQALKIGYPVILKASGGGGGRGIRVVHKEEDLEKSFEACKREALSFFKNDEVFMEKYVINPRHIEFQILADNYGNIIHLCERDCSIQRRHQKIIEIAPCPSISEKLRKTIGVTAVAAAKAVGYTNVGTVEFLLDDYNRFYFMEMNTRIQVEHPITEEITGIDLITRQIRIANGEILDLEQSDIKPRGFAIEARITAENVWKNFIPSPGKITEYFPALGPSVRVDSHLYKDYTVPPYYDSLLAKLIVKGSSYDSAVNRLERALKEFVIDDIRTTVPFLIAITKIREFRRGYFDTSFIETHMEELLEKTEDRHQENKEEVIAAIAAALQKIKESRE from the coding sequence ATGATACATAAGATTTTAATAGCCAATAGAGGTGAGATCGCAGTCAGAGTAATCCGTGCTTGTAGGGATTTGCACATAAAAAGTGTTGCAGTTTATACCGAACCTGATCATGAGTGTTTGCATGTAAAAGTTGCAGATGAAGCATATAGAATAGGAACGGATGCTATAAGAGGATATCTAGATGGAAAAAGAATTGTAGAGATCGCAAAAGCTTGTGGAGCTGATGCAATACATCCTGGCTATGGATTTTTGAGCGAAAATTATGAATTTGCTAAAGAATGCGAGGATGCGGGGATCATTTTCATAGGCCCAAAATCAGATGTTATTCGCAAAATGGGAAATAAAAACATTGCAAGATATTTGATGAAAAAAAATGGGATCCCTGTGGTGCCTGGAACTGAAAAATTAAATCATTGTACATTAGAAGAAATTAAACTTCAAGCTTTAAAAATAGGCTATCCTGTGATTTTAAAAGCCAGTGGCGGCGGCGGTGGTAGAGGTATACGTGTTGTGCATAAAGAAGAGGATTTGGAAAAATCTTTTGAAGCTTGTAAGAGAGAAGCGCTTAGCTTTTTTAAAAATGATGAAGTGTTTATGGAAAAATATGTTATCAATCCAAGACATATTGAGTTTCAAATTCTAGCGGATAATTATGGAAATATCATTCACCTTTGTGAAAGAGATTGTTCTATCCAAAGAAGACATCAAAAAATTATCGAAATAGCACCTTGTCCGAGTATTTCAGAAAAACTTAGAAAAACCATAGGAGTAACCGCTGTAGCTGCTGCAAAAGCAGTAGGTTATACGAATGTTGGGACTGTTGAGTTTTTGCTTGATGATTATAATAGATTTTATTTTATGGAAATGAATACGAGAATTCAAGTAGAGCATCCTATCACAGAAGAAATCACAGGAATTGATCTTATCACAAGACAAATTCGTATCGCTAATGGAGAAATTTTAGATTTAGAACAAAGTGATATTAAACCAAGAGGTTTTGCTATAGAAGCTAGAATTACAGCAGAGAATGTGTGGAAAAATTTCATTCCAAGTCCAGGTAAAATCACCGAATATTTTCCGGCTTTAGGTCCATCTGTAAGAGTGGATAGTCATTTGTATAAAGACTATACGGTGCCGCCTTATTATGATTCTTTGCTTGCAAAATTAATCGTCAAAGGTTCAAGTTATGATAGTGCGGTTAATAGGCTTGAGAGGGCTTTGAAGGAATTTGTGATTGATGATATAAGAACTACTGTGCCATTTTTGATCGCAATTACCAAAATAAGGGAATTTAGAAGAGGTTATTTTGATACTTCTTTTATAGAAACACACATGGAAGAACTTTTAGAAAAAACAGAAGATAGGCATCAAGAAAATAAAGAAGAGGTGATTGCTGCGATTGCTGCTGCTTTACAAAAAATAAAAGAAAGTAGAGAATAA
- a CDS encoding adenylosuccinate lyase, producing the protein MQVVQTLESVSVNTDDFLMFKYFQDLIRKNFSKVIGNKNKTLSFFVENEIPQRRYFLKLVNHKYKKNTGNQIDNLAFAHYKTFKLNLAQANTLKPVIFAKIGFAQKNILITLSSNEKLFAVYLEQYFKDHKSVYDEKNCIFSLEYKDDNTLNLLEILASVNEHLKYCVDFTINETQLLEFRNKMKNKASTNWKFNALAKLFENYFQTLGCNSSDDFSTIRQNYLNLVKIYHPDRHQGKSKIEQAYCREEFEKIQLAYESLKSLYKNNT; encoded by the coding sequence ATGCAAGTAGTGCAAACTTTAGAATCGGTTAGTGTTAATACTGATGATTTTTTAATGTTTAAATATTTTCAAGATCTTATCCGTAAAAATTTTTCCAAAGTTATTGGAAATAAAAACAAAACTTTGTCTTTTTTTGTGGAAAATGAAATTCCTCAAAGAAGATATTTTTTAAAGCTTGTAAATCATAAATATAAAAAAAATACAGGCAATCAAATCGATAATCTTGCTTTTGCGCACTATAAAACCTTCAAATTAAATCTTGCTCAGGCGAATACCTTAAAACCGGTAATCTTTGCTAAAATAGGTTTTGCACAAAAAAATATTTTGATCACGTTAAGTTCGAATGAGAAATTATTTGCGGTGTATTTGGAGCAATACTTTAAAGACCATAAAAGCGTATATGATGAGAAAAATTGTATTTTTTCATTAGAGTATAAAGACGATAACACTTTAAATCTTTTAGAAATTTTAGCAAGTGTTAATGAGCATTTAAAATACTGTGTAGATTTTACAATCAATGAAACTCAGCTTTTGGAATTTAGAAATAAAATGAAAAATAAGGCTAGTACAAATTGGAAATTTAACGCCTTGGCTAAGTTATTTGAGAATTATTTTCAAACATTAGGGTGTAATTCTAGCGATGATTTTTCTACTATTAGGCAAAACTATCTTAATTTGGTAAAAATTTACCACCCTGATCGTCATCAAGGTAAAAGCAAAATCGAACAAGCTTATTGTCGTGAGGAATTTGAAAAAATTCAGCTTGCTTATGAGAGTTTAAAATCTTTATATAAAAACAATACATAA
- a CDS encoding cysteine sulfinate desulfinase: MNIETLKQDIILKKGIHYFDFTASALALKSIEKEIKKILTTYANTHSDSSLNSFITQQYYENARANLKKYLELDDSFALIACGSGSSAAIKKFQEILGLYIPPLIKEKYFKNTDKNTLPLVIVGPYEHHSNELSFREALCEYIRVPLDKNGELDYDFLKKLLHKSKDREIIASFNAASNVTGILSDYKKIYTLIKQHNGIVAFDISTLAPYANLDPKFYDAVFISSHKLLGGVGSCGLLAIKKNLCGDTPSFAAGGTVDYVSRTSQQYLCEVENLEEGGTPGIIQLIRASLAFKIRNEIGLDTIEKKEKELCEYFFKQCANFPKMILYAKNITHRLPIFAFNIEGISPFDLAYKLSKTYKIETRAGCACAGPYGHDLLNLKDNQELKFKPGWLRVGFHYTHTKEDIEYFFKALNTSIKALS; the protein is encoded by the coding sequence TTGAATATTGAAACATTAAAACAAGATATTATTTTAAAAAAAGGAATACATTATTTTGACTTTACTGCCAGTGCTTTGGCACTAAAGAGCATAGAAAAAGAAATCAAAAAAATACTTACAACCTACGCCAATACACATTCTGATAGCTCTTTAAATTCTTTTATCACACAACAATACTACGAAAACGCAAGGGCGAATTTAAAAAAATACCTTGAATTAGATGATAGTTTTGCACTTATAGCTTGCGGAAGCGGATCTTCAGCAGCTATTAAAAAATTTCAAGAAATTTTAGGTTTATATATACCCCCGCTCATTAAAGAAAAATACTTTAAAAATACAGATAAAAACACCTTGCCTTTGGTTATAGTAGGACCTTATGAACACCATTCTAATGAGCTTTCTTTTAGAGAGGCATTATGCGAATACATTAGAGTGCCTTTAGATAAAAATGGCGAATTAGATTATGATTTTTTAAAAAAATTACTACATAAATCCAAAGATAGAGAAATTATCGCGAGTTTTAATGCAGCTTCTAATGTTACAGGAATTTTAAGTGATTATAAAAAAATCTATACTTTAATCAAACAACATAATGGCATAGTTGCTTTTGATATTTCTACCTTAGCTCCTTATGCTAATTTAGATCCCAAATTTTATGATGCAGTCTTTATTAGTTCTCATAAACTACTTGGAGGTGTAGGGTCATGTGGTTTACTTGCTATTAAAAAAAATCTATGTGGCGATACTCCTAGTTTTGCAGCAGGTGGAACAGTGGACTATGTCTCGAGAACTTCTCAACAATATTTATGTGAAGTTGAAAATTTAGAAGAAGGTGGCACACCTGGAATTATCCAGCTAATTAGAGCAAGCTTGGCTTTTAAAATACGTAATGAAATAGGCTTAGATACTATAGAAAAAAAAGAAAAAGAACTTTGTGAATATTTTTTCAAACAATGTGCAAATTTTCCAAAAATGATCTTATATGCAAAAAATATCACTCATAGATTACCTATTTTTGCTTTTAATATAGAAGGAATTTCTCCTTTTGATTTAGCCTACAAGCTAAGCAAAACTTATAAGATAGAAACAAGAGCAGGTTGTGCTTGTGCAGGGCCTTATGGGCATGATTTACTCAATTTAAAAGACAATCAAGAATTAAAATTTAAACCAGGTTGGCTAAGAGTGGGTTTTCACTATACGCATACAAAAGAAGATATAGAATATTTTTTTAAAGCCTTGAATACAAGTATCAAGGCTTTAAGTTAA
- the ftsW gene encoding putative lipid II flippase FtsW, translated as MVADRKLFFLSCILITIGILFSYSLSAFTVLYLEYNEFHFFIRQLFFGLSGIAIIYFVSRLNPDSKMAHYLMISVLLISFLFILILPFLPTFLATAAGGAKRWIRLGPLSISPVEFFKIGLIYFLAWSYTRRIDDSKKAIKHEVLILIPYFILAAFVIGYIYMTQNDLGQSVISFFLVFALAFFAGASKRLFAFGVVIVGMIGVLVILSNQRRIQRISAWWGNIQDAFLPFFPDWLASALRVSHNSEPYQISHSLNAIAHGGFFGEGLGLGTFKLGFLSEVHTDFVLSGITEEIGLLGLSIICLIYLLVILRIFRIAGRCENKIHFLFCSGVALILLFSFFMNAFGIISLTPLKGVAVPLLSYGGSSMWSICLGLGYVLMISKKVKI; from the coding sequence TTGGTTGCTGATAGAAAATTATTTTTTTTAAGTTGCATTCTAATAACTATAGGGATACTTTTTTCATATTCTTTAAGTGCTTTTACTGTGCTTTATTTAGAATATAATGAATTTCATTTTTTTATCAGACAGCTTTTTTTTGGACTTAGTGGTATAGCTATTATTTATTTTGTTTCAAGATTAAATCCTGATAGTAAAATGGCACATTATTTAATGATAAGTGTTTTGTTAATCTCTTTTTTATTTATACTTATTTTGCCTTTTTTACCTACCTTTCTTGCTACTGCGGCAGGTGGTGCTAAAAGGTGGATCAGGCTTGGTCCTTTATCTATTTCTCCTGTTGAATTTTTTAAGATAGGTTTGATTTATTTCCTTGCTTGGTCTTACACAAGAAGAATTGATGATAGCAAAAAAGCAATCAAACACGAAGTTTTAATTTTAATTCCTTATTTTATTTTAGCTGCTTTTGTTATTGGTTATATTTATATGACACAAAATGATTTAGGTCAAAGTGTTATTTCTTTTTTCTTGGTTTTTGCTTTAGCATTTTTTGCAGGAGCTAGTAAAAGACTTTTTGCTTTTGGTGTGGTTATTGTTGGAATGATTGGGGTTTTGGTAATTTTAAGTAATCAAAGAAGAATTCAGCGTATTTCTGCTTGGTGGGGAAATATCCAAGATGCGTTTTTACCTTTTTTTCCTGATTGGCTAGCAAGTGCTTTAAGAGTAAGCCATAATTCAGAACCTTATCAAATTTCACACAGTTTAAATGCTATAGCTCACGGTGGCTTTTTTGGAGAAGGTTTGGGGCTTGGTACATTTAAGCTAGGCTTTTTAAGTGAAGTGCATACAGACTTTGTTTTATCAGGTATAACTGAAGAAATAGGCTTGTTGGGTTTAAGTATTATTTGTTTGATTTATTTGTTGGTAATCCTTCGAATTTTTAGAATTGCTGGACGTTGTGAAAATAAGATTCATTTTTTGTTTTGTTCAGGTGTAGCTTTGATTTTATTATTTTCATTTTTTATGAATGCATTTGGTATTATTTCTTTGACACCGCTAAAAGGAGTTGCTGTTCCGCTTTTGAGCTATGGAGGTAGTTCCATGTGGTCTATTTGTCTTGGATTAGGATATGTGCTAATGATTAGCAAAAAGGTAAAAATTTAA
- a CDS encoding DUF234 domain-containing protein, translating into MKLSLYENISNVFINHAFDILSQLNLDENSLKALSVLSKNDRKRYSINKSIPHFQALGLINKLLEKNILILEKSQEKPIVKNKRQKIKKELYSYSIQDKVVFKNQGLRFFFYFIYPNLNLIAMKKYNELIEIIQENLEKYQCFTFELLCKEFLTKKLKVEQVYSFWNYYCEIDLYYKKENFCVLGEVKFKERKVCKNILNILKNKAKQLQIQPNLYVLFSKSGFSKEFVLNKEYNLLLYTLEDFQFLIKD; encoded by the coding sequence TTGAAATTAAGCTTGTATGAGAATATTTCAAATGTTTTTATTAATCATGCTTTTGATATTTTAAGTCAATTAAATTTAGATGAAAATAGCTTAAAAGCTTTAAGTGTGTTGAGTAAAAATGATAGAAAACGGTATTCTATCAATAAATCCATTCCGCATTTTCAAGCTTTAGGGCTTATTAATAAACTTTTAGAAAAAAATATTTTGATTTTGGAAAAAAGCCAAGAAAAGCCTATTGTAAAAAATAAAAGACAAAAAATCAAAAAAGAATTGTACTCTTACAGCATTCAAGATAAGGTTGTTTTTAAAAACCAAGGGTTAAGATTTTTCTTTTATTTTATATACCCCAACTTAAACTTAATTGCAATGAAAAAATACAATGAATTAATAGAAATAATCCAAGAAAATTTAGAAAAATATCAATGTTTCACTTTTGAACTTTTGTGTAAAGAATTTTTAACAAAAAAGCTTAAAGTAGAGCAGGTGTATAGTTTTTGGAATTATTATTGTGAGATAGATCTTTATTATAAAAAAGAGAATTTTTGTGTTTTAGGTGAGGTTAAATTTAAAGAAAGAAAGGTTTGCAAAAATATTTTAAATATTCTAAAAAACAAAGCAAAACAGTTGCAAATTCAACCTAATTTATATGTGCTTTTTTCAAAGAGTGGCTTTAGTAAAGAGTTTGTTTTAAATAAGGAGTATAATTTGCTTTTATATACTTTAGAAGATTTTCAATTTTTAATTAAGGATTAA
- a CDS encoding tRNA (cytidine(34)-2'-O)-methyltransferase: MFHVVLVEPRIPQNTGSIGRMCYNAGFILHIINPLFSIDEKAVKRAGLDYWKKLNPLLWDSLEDFLNEYGKFQDRFFFATTKTNQTYFEVNYQKGDFLFFGSESFGLPMDLIQRKWENTITIPMKECGRSLNLATSVGIVSYEALRQNFALFEKN, from the coding sequence ATGTTTCATGTTGTTTTAGTTGAGCCACGTATACCACAAAACACTGGAAGTATTGGTAGAATGTGTTATAACGCAGGGTTTATTTTGCATATTATTAATCCACTTTTTAGTATCGATGAAAAAGCAGTTAAAAGAGCGGGGCTTGATTACTGGAAGAAATTAAATCCTTTATTGTGGGATAGTTTGGAAGATTTTTTAAATGAATATGGAAAATTTCAAGATAGATTTTTCTTCGCGACAACCAAAACCAATCAGACTTATTTCGAAGTGAATTATCAAAAAGGTGATTTTTTATTTTTTGGTAGTGAAAGTTTTGGTTTGCCTATGGATCTTATACAGAGAAAATGGGAAAATACCATTACTATACCAATGAAAGAATGTGGTAGAAGTTTAAATTTAGCAACAAGTGTGGGTATAGTAAGCTATGAGGCTTTGAGGCAAAATTTTGCCTTGTTTGAAAAGAATTAA
- a CDS encoding amino acid ABC transporter, permease/substrate-binding lipoprotein: MKKILYVVLALFSVLALGACSSDKNQASVSGEKVYKVGIAANYPPFDFIKDAKITGFDVDLLEEIAKRENLKLEWVNMSFDGLIPALKAGKIDMIASAMSSTPQRLASMDFSDTYFDTKNLYLKLKTDSSISDKQSLEGKKIGVQLGTIQESAAKAIPNAQVVASEEMLAAILALKAGKVDAVLTDKDIGKGYLKTNEELEAFLEENDGSSGFCIAFDKGKQSELVQKINAGLEKVKADGTYQKIVEKYDLQ; encoded by the coding sequence ATGAAAAAAATATTATATGTTGTTTTAGCGTTATTTAGTGTATTAGCTTTAGGTGCTTGTTCAAGCGATAAAAATCAAGCTAGTGTTTCTGGTGAAAAAGTTTATAAAGTAGGTATAGCTGCAAATTATCCTCCTTTTGATTTTATTAAAGATGCAAAAATTACCGGCTTTGATGTTGATTTGTTAGAAGAAATTGCTAAAAGAGAAAATTTAAAGCTTGAATGGGTAAATATGAGTTTTGATGGTTTAATTCCTGCTTTGAAAGCTGGAAAGATTGATATGATAGCTTCTGCTATGAGTTCAACTCCTCAAAGATTAGCAAGTATGGATTTTAGTGATACTTATTTTGATACTAAAAATTTATATTTAAAGTTAAAAACAGATTCTAGTATTAGTGATAAACAAAGTTTGGAAGGTAAAAAAATAGGTGTGCAACTTGGAACTATTCAAGAAAGTGCTGCTAAAGCTATTCCAAATGCTCAAGTGGTAGCTAGTGAGGAAATGTTAGCAGCAATTTTAGCGTTAAAAGCTGGCAAAGTAGATGCGGTTTTAACAGATAAAGATATTGGTAAAGGTTATTTAAAAACTAATGAAGAGCTAGAAGCATTTTTAGAAGAAAATGATGGAAGCTCAGGGTTTTGTATAGCTTTTGATAAAGGAAAACAAAGCGAACTTGTTCAAAAAATCAATGCTGGTTTAGAAAAAGTAAAAGCTGACGGTACTTACCAAAAAATCGTAGAAAAATACGATTTGCAATAA
- the tgt gene encoding tRNA guanosine(34) transglycosylase Tgt translates to MEFEVQYKSANARACRIKTTHSEILTPIFMPIGTLAAIKSLDAIDMSEILDARIILANTYHLYLKPGSKVIKQMGGLHGFSQFGGSFLTDSGGFQAFSLSKNSKPDEKGIQFKSHIDGSLHYFTPQSVLDAQYDFNSDIMMILDDLVALPASKERIELSLKRTIKWAKEAIDYHKLKQSQGVGVGQNIFGIIQGGTDFEARKICSQALCEMDFDGLAIGGLSVGEENQAMYDTVEAMMPYVDSNRPRYLMGVGTPEDLVENVARGVDMFDCVMPTRNARNGTLFTSFGKFNIKKAEFITDHAPIDSKCSCYTCRNFSRAYLNHLFKAKELTFFRLASIHNLHYYLDLVKQMREAIIKDEFENFRKEFYRLRTC, encoded by the coding sequence ATGGAATTTGAAGTTCAATATAAAAGTGCAAATGCTAGAGCTTGTCGTATAAAAACTACACATAGTGAAATTTTAACACCTATTTTTATGCCCATTGGAACTTTGGCTGCGATTAAAAGTTTAGATGCTATTGATATGAGTGAAATTTTAGATGCAAGAATTATTTTAGCAAATACTTATCATTTGTATTTAAAGCCTGGTTCTAAAGTGATTAAGCAAATGGGTGGTTTGCACGGTTTTAGTCAATTTGGCGGATCTTTTTTGACAGATAGTGGAGGGTTTCAGGCTTTTTCTTTAAGTAAAAACTCAAAGCCTGATGAAAAAGGAATTCAATTTAAAAGCCATATTGATGGAAGTTTGCATTATTTTACTCCGCAAAGTGTTTTAGATGCACAATATGATTTTAATTCAGATATTATGATGATCTTAGATGATTTAGTGGCATTGCCTGCAAGCAAAGAAAGGATAGAACTTTCTTTAAAGCGCACTATAAAATGGGCAAAAGAAGCTATTGATTATCACAAGCTAAAGCAAAGTCAAGGTGTGGGAGTAGGGCAGAATATTTTTGGTATTATCCAAGGTGGAACTGATTTTGAAGCTAGAAAAATTTGTTCTCAAGCGCTTTGTGAGATGGATTTTGATGGTTTGGCTATAGGCGGTTTAAGCGTAGGAGAAGAGAATCAGGCTATGTATGATACGGTTGAAGCTATGATGCCTTATGTTGATAGCAACCGCCCTAGATACTTAATGGGAGTTGGTACACCTGAAGATTTGGTTGAAAATGTTGCAAGGGGCGTGGATATGTTTGATTGTGTGATGCCAACAAGAAATGCAAGAAATGGAACTTTATTTACAAGTTTTGGTAAATTTAATATAAAAAAAGCAGAATTTATCACCGATCATGCTCCTATAGACAGCAAATGTTCTTGCTATACATGTAGGAATTTTTCAAGAGCGTATTTAAACCATCTGTTTAAAGCTAAAGAATTAACTTTTTTTAGACTTGCGAGTATTCATAATTTACATTATTATTTGGATTTAGTAAAACAAATGCGTGAGGCCATCATTAAAGATGAATTTGAAAATTTTAGAAAAGAATTTTATAGACTAAGAACATGCTAA
- a CDS encoding arginyltransferase: MNNIIGFCTLEEECPYLEDRYCRNEYNYVSFITKAQNQELVSRGWRRFGSYFSRPVCDGCNECQNLRIVVDDFHFSKSYRRVLKKNTATKIILQKPSLSDEHLLLYEKYHHYQKDKRNWKIYDLNFRKYYNLYVDNAGTFGYELDFYVDNKLVCVDLIDILDDGISSIYCFYDPDFSHLSLGKYSLLTEIKLAQLKKLKYIYLGYFVKGCQSLSYKADYSPNEILKHTSALNEQAFLWS, translated from the coding sequence ATGAATAATATTATTGGTTTTTGTACTTTAGAAGAAGAATGTCCTTATCTTGAGGATAGGTATTGTAGAAATGAATACAACTATGTCTCTTTTATCACTAAGGCGCAAAACCAAGAATTAGTTTCAAGAGGCTGGCGACGCTTTGGTTCGTATTTTTCAAGACCTGTTTGCGATGGTTGTAATGAATGTCAAAATTTACGTATCGTAGTGGATGATTTTCATTTTAGTAAAAGTTATCGTAGGGTTTTGAAAAAAAATACTGCAACTAAGATCATCTTGCAAAAACCTTCTTTGAGTGATGAGCATTTGTTATTATACGAAAAATACCATCATTATCAAAAAGATAAGAGAAATTGGAAAATTTATGATCTCAATTTTAGAAAATACTACAATCTCTACGTAGATAATGCGGGTACCTTTGGTTATGAGCTAGATTTTTATGTTGATAATAAATTAGTCTGTGTTGATTTGATTGATATTTTAGATGATGGAATTTCTAGTATATATTGTTTTTATGATCCTGATTTTTCACACTTAAGCCTCGGAAAATATTCACTTTTAACCGAAATTAAACTAGCACAATTGAAAAAATTAAAATACATTTATTTAGGATATTTTGTAAAAGGGTGTCAATCTTTATCGTATAAAGCCGATTATAGTCCAAATGAAATTTTAAAACACACTAGTGCTTTAAATGAACAAGCATTTTTGTGGAGTTAG
- a CDS encoding sensor histidine kinase — MDENILKSLDSSEKENLQQGLKALIEQTYVIENEYKQLNENYTALRQMVSEIIEVLPMALWILDANKNIILHNNLATQKPKLLECIDLDKTHYELEFDHKFYLIKITSHTDKLIVNATDISDEKRNERLASMGTVAAHLAHEIRNPIGSISLLSSTLFERSELKNKHIVLEIQKAISRVERIVNSTLLFTKGVHVNLNEFNLQELQNECEQAIGAYNYLANIDFKFEFLDLKINADKSLLALVLQNLLYNAIDAIEESENDEGCIKVQCEQKEDKIFIKVYDSGVGIKDKKMVFEAFKTTKLKGNGLGLSLSKQIIDAHNGVLGFDENPKCFFIELKI; from the coding sequence GTGGATGAAAATATTTTAAAAAGTTTAGATTCTAGTGAAAAAGAAAACTTACAACAAGGGTTAAAAGCCTTAATAGAGCAAACCTATGTTATAGAAAATGAATATAAACAACTTAATGAAAACTACACTGCGTTAAGACAAATGGTAAGTGAAATTATAGAGGTTTTGCCTATGGCTTTATGGATTTTAGATGCAAATAAAAATATTATTTTACATAACAACCTAGCTACACAAAAGCCAAAACTTTTAGAATGTATTGACCTTGATAAAACACATTATGAGCTTGAGTTTGATCATAAGTTTTATTTAATCAAGATTACCTCACATACCGATAAACTTATAGTGAATGCAACAGATATTAGTGATGAAAAAAGAAACGAAAGATTGGCTAGTATGGGAACGGTTGCAGCGCACCTAGCGCATGAAATACGCAATCCTATAGGTTCTATTTCTTTATTAAGCTCTACTTTGTTTGAAAGAAGTGAGTTAAAAAACAAGCATATAGTTTTAGAAATCCAAAAAGCAATTTCAAGAGTAGAGCGTATTGTAAATTCTACTTTACTTTTTACAAAAGGGGTACATGTTAATTTAAATGAGTTTAATTTACAGGAGTTACAAAATGAGTGTGAGCAAGCTATTGGAGCTTATAATTATCTAGCTAATATCGATTTTAAATTTGAATTTTTAGATTTAAAAATCAATGCAGATAAATCTTTACTTGCTTTAGTTTTACAAAATTTACTTTATAATGCCATAGATGCAATCGAAGAAAGTGAAAATGATGAGGGGTGTATCAAAGTCCAATGTGAGCAAAAAGAAGATAAAATTTTTATTAAAGTTTATGATAGCGGAGTAGGTATAAAAGATAAAAAAATGGTATTTGAGGCTTTTAAGACTACTAAATTAAAAGGAAATGGCTTGGGGCTTTCTTTGTCCAAACAAATCATTGATGCACATAATGGAGTATTGGGATTTGATGAAAATCCAAAATGTTTTTTTATAGAGCTAAAAATTTAA
- a CDS encoding amino acid ABC transporter ATP-binding protein, translating into MIKIENLIKKYGDLEVLKDISVEVHKGDIIAIIGPSGGGKSTFLRCLNKLETPNSGNIYINDVNILDKKTDINKIRQKVSMVFQNFNLFNNKNVLENLCLAPVQTKIMTKDEAAKKAKELLQKVGLSDKENYYPHKLSGGQKQRIAIARSLMMNPDVILFDEPTSALDPEMIGEVLNIMKEVAKEGLTMLVVTHEMGFARNVANRIFFMDKGVIAVDECPKIAFENPKNERLKEFLNQVLNH; encoded by the coding sequence ATGATTAAAATAGAAAATTTGATTAAAAAATATGGAGATTTAGAAGTTTTAAAAGATATTAGTGTTGAAGTACATAAAGGTGATATCATTGCTATTATAGGGCCTAGTGGAGGTGGAAAAAGCACTTTTTTACGCTGTTTAAACAAACTTGAAACACCAAATAGTGGTAATATTTATATCAATGATGTTAATATACTTGATAAAAAAACAGATATCAATAAAATTCGTCAAAAAGTAAGCATGGTATTTCAAAATTTTAATCTTTTTAACAATAAAAATGTTTTAGAAAATTTATGTTTAGCGCCGGTACAAACTAAAATCATGACCAAAGATGAAGCGGCAAAAAAAGCAAAAGAGCTTCTTCAAAAAGTTGGCCTAAGTGATAAAGAAAACTACTATCCACATAAACTTTCAGGCGGACAAAAACAGCGTATTGCCATAGCAAGATCATTAATGATGAATCCTGATGTAATTTTATTCGATGAGCCAACTTCAGCATTAGATCCTGAAATGATAGGTGAAGTTTTAAACATCATGAAAGAGGTAGCTAAAGAAGGTTTAACTATGCTTGTAGTTACGCATGAAATGGGATTTGCAAGAAATGTCGCAAACCGAATTTTCTTTATGGATAAAGGCGTTATAGCAGTAGATGAATGTCCTAAAATAGCTTTTGAAAACCCAAAAAATGAAAGATTAAAAGAATTTTTAAATCAGGTGTTAAACCATTAA